The following are from one region of the Mus caroli chromosome 13, CAROLI_EIJ_v1.1, whole genome shotgun sequence genome:
- the Abt1 gene encoding activator of basal transcription 1 → MVKAGELVDQQKAAMEEKEEEEEEANAEAAEDQEEPEDAACSSSSSKKKKVVPGIVYLGHVPPRFRPLHVRNLLSAYGEVGRVFFQAEDHFVKRKKKAAAAAGGKKGAKYSKDYTEGWVEFRDKGVAKRVAASLHNTPMGARKRSPFRYDLWNLKYLHRFTWSHLSEHLAFERQVRRQRLRAEVAQAKRETDFYLRNVEQGRHFLAADGDATRPNSSWTFTQRPTEQEFRARKAARPGGRERARLANVEDQARSNRGLLAKIFGAPLPAESKEKP, encoded by the exons ATGGTGAAGGCGGGAGAGTTGGTGGATCAGCAAAAGGCTGcgatggaggaaaaggaagaggaggaggaagaggcgaATGCAGAGGCGGCGGAGGATCAGGAGGAGCCCGAGGACGCGGcctgtagcagcagcagcagcaagaagaaGAAGGTAGTTCCGGGGATTGTTTATCTAGGCCACGTCCCGCCGCGATTCCGGCCCCTTCACGTACGCAACCTGCTCAGCGCCTACGGCGAGGTGGGACGCGTTTTCTTCCAGGCCGAGG ACCACTTTGTGAAACGCAAGAAGAAGGCAGCCGCGGCtgcaggaggaaagaagggagctAAGTACAGCAAGGACTATACCGAAGGCTGGGTGGAGTTCCGAGACAAAGGTGTAGCCAAGCGAGTGGCAGCCAGTCTACATAACACGCCCATGGGCGCCCGCAAGCGCAGCCCCTTCCGTTACGACCTGTGGAACCTCAAG TATTTGCATCGTTTTACTTGGTCCCACCTCAGTGAACACCTTGCCTTTGAGCGCCAAGTACGAAGGCAACGCCTGAGAGCAGAGGTCGCCCAAGCAAAGCGAGAGACTGATTTCTATCTTCGAAACGTAGAACAGGGACGACACTTCCTTGCAGCTGATGGGGATGCTACTCGGCCAAATAGCTCCTGGACATTCACCCAGCGTCCCACTGAGCAGGAGTTTAGGGCCCGGAAAGCAGCACGGCCAGGAGGGCGGGAAAGAGCGCGGCTGGCTAATGTCGAGGACCAGGCCCGATCCAACAGAGGGCTCCTTGCCAAGATCTTTGGAGCCCCTCTACCTGCAGAGAGCAAGGAAAAACCGTAG